Proteins encoded within one genomic window of Salmo trutta chromosome 11, fSalTru1.1, whole genome shotgun sequence:
- the LOC115202328 gene encoding CD209 antigen-like protein 2 → MSEGVYENSDGFEDNNPNAIKNTGIECQIYDNVGNFKLSSRDGGIASEPDSSGKRPFLVVAVFLGLLCVLLAGIIGLSVYYNKSIKDSEDKRNTLFQSFSLYKINATEERDQLQTRYNTLTTEKGHIQAKLFVIEHQCQEGWRYFDSRLYFLSTEKKTWKESRQDCLERGADLVIINSREEQIFLFNLHMRAWIGLTDSVTEGTWKWVDDTPLTTGYWGTGQPDNGRLFFGQEDCVEIYYRQADPVKTWNDDKCGTNHNWICEKVV, encoded by the exons ATGTCAGAGGGAGTCTATGAAAACTCAGATGGATTTGAAGACAACAACCCTAATGCAATCAAGAACACAGGCATTGAGTGCCAAATATATGACAACGTAGGAAACTTCAAACTCAGTTCAAGAGATGGAGGTATTGCTTCAG AGCCTGATAGCTCAGGGAAGAGACCCTTCCTAGTTGTTGCTGTGTTtctggggctgctgtgtgttctactggctgggatcataggcctgtctgtctact ATAACAAATCCATTAAAGATTCTgaggataaaaggaacaccttgTTCCAGAGTTTCTCCCTTTATAAAATCAAcgcaactgaagagagagaccagctacagaccagatacaataCCCTGACTACAGAGAAAGGCCATATTCAGGCAAAGCTTTTTGTGATAG AGCATCAATGTCAGGAGGGATGGAGATACTTTGACTCGAGATTGTACTTCCTCTCTACTGAGAAGAAAACCTGGAAGGAGAGCAGACAGGactgtctggagagaggagcagacctggtgatcataaacagcagagaggaacag ATATTTCTCTTCAACCTCCACATGAGAGCctggattggtctgactgactctgttactgaggGGACCTGGAAGTGGGTGGACGACACCCCACTGACCACAGG GTACTGGGGGACAGGACAGCCTGATAATGGTCGTCTGTTCTTTGGGCAGGAGGACTGTGTTGAGATATACTATAGACAAGCTGACCCTGTAAAGACATGGAATGATGACAAATGTGGGACAAATCATAACTGGATCTGTGAGAAAGTGGTGTAA